In one window of Drosophila innubila isolate TH190305 chromosome 2L unlocalized genomic scaffold, UK_Dinn_1.0 4_B_2L, whole genome shotgun sequence DNA:
- the LOC117780222 gene encoding LOW QUALITY PROTEIN: MPN domain-containing protein CG4751-like (The sequence of the model RefSeq protein was modified relative to this genomic sequence to represent the inferred CDS: inserted 3 bases in 2 codons) encodes MENGVENGLLADGDQLEARENQMGSSTDGEGEGEGDSTPQPPQTTNDDVSDGDVDGERDMSVSDAAEAEAEADTEPTPAENAAPCPISILDDSLCEKDVDSDVPDDDNDDEAKENYEGFNGTGRTVTLQTLMAANVLQPGKSLMTIDYVGDLLPDGKIKSQETETIFVTPSAWAMHCKRIINPEKKSGCGWASVKYKGKKLDAYKNTYLRKCALQKESTPEDGDIDAERKTDSPDLVVKRTVFPHNTXANRNIIHDANMLIEAVPFTSVGKLQPFLLSITSSALLLADFHCHLTVREVCGYLGGTWDMNTHTLTITKTYPCRNTRFDRQRAGEVERDIQKMMVQDQVLLVGWYHSHPKFQAEPTLRDCDSQLDYQIRMRGASDLTYTPCVSLIISPYYEENPTLESVVKCIWIVPPNENKQSMEYGRPMLMQYSVLPDKEIPEEVRTEIQSCVDYYTQYRGEIVKFGNIYNNDVTYNEKLKNTLYPKFPTKQSDKALWNWLCAVLDCEQEDDFIPPKTIKIIDNDDNEMIVKTETQSSTESINDIKLEQQMPKEEPLGEIIHLNSVEDVARKTEEETSLQAEQKASELKVMSLQEQLCMPSGLNMNPVRMLSPLATPNPTNHTPAATPNVVAPAIPLNAATTQLLPPQLPSVNSATSVSVVQSASPRDSPTNIQLQSNAASPAKFELPVRASPSPAKSDTSSHTSRTRNSPAPSPGKFSVSDIARNSPSLTPNKYDTLATPLVPPSAACLPTANDLMAASLAQLAGQLPPNFLQADLSALFQQQQRKDYGSSSLNQLAAAAAKVGGSKQSSSASALSNLSDPNVAAAVAAYSNSFNMPLPTINASGSISSNNNSNNNNNTNSGSKSKLERSSKSSASSSSSNSSSSSNSYKTKLMKELDELKNDPLKMSELIRSPEYAALLLQQAEALGATTLGTLGFGSDLSYLTSNQPVANPTSSKSAKSTSATSSSSAASAAAAAAALNADYNNLIQASKLLGYDSYMQQQTKQSNDLNAFLQQHMAAVAAASIPXPPVASSSSTKKQQQQQQQQQQQQQQQQQQQQQQQQQQSAADYTALLQTYTKLFDPNNQFAAAMASTGSKHMSGAHNELSALLAAGAGGAGSPVSLKQKQKDMQSDMLNQLLQLEKQDSEIKALLYRQNKAAADLDALFATPSGAAAVAAAAAGNATKSGNNSSAAATIATGVPSPSTLSNSAAYYNALAQEKMQDYAAFFQQQHGKYGIPDPLSKTTLAANNMFMSPSALFKIQQESLSAMMMKPPKSTTPSSARTRESSASPALERLTPTKSISGGGGGGGGGGGNSNSNSGSKYNFSAVDLAISSVPSNTPSPAPSDGSSGSSHRRPSPDLSRLYGELAPPGALLGNALPKKRMEFASVADLAAPPPAKIPKNNVGDDVLNLSHD; translated from the exons ATGGAAAACGGTGTGGAAAATGGTTTATTGGCCGATGGCGACCAACTAGAAGCTCGTGAAAACCAAATGGGCAGCAGCACTGACGGAGAGGGTGAAGGCGAGGGCGACTCGACGCCACAGCCGCCGCAAACAACAAATGACGATGTAAGTGACGGCGATGTGGATGGGGAACGCGATATGTCTGTGTCGGATGCGGCTGAAGCAGAAGCCGAAGCGGACACAGAACCAACTCCAGCTGAAAATGCAGCACCCTGTCCGATATCCATCCTGGATGATAGTTTGTGCGAAAAAGATGTAGACAGTGATGTGCCCGATGACGACAATGATGACGag GCAAAGGAAAACTACGAGGGTTTCAATGGGACTGGACGCACTGTGACACTCCAAACACTAATGGCTGCAAATGTGCTACAGCCTGGAAAATCGCTAATGACAATAGATTACGTGGGAGATCTGCTGCCGGACGGtaaaattaaatctcaagAGACTGAAACCATATTTGTAACGCCCAGTGCTTGGGCCATGCACTGCAAGAGAATTATAAATCCCGAGAAGAAAAGTGGTTGCGGTTGGGCTTCCGTTAAATATAAAGGAAAGAAACTAGACGCCTATAAGAATACATACTTGCGGAAGTGTGCTTTACAGAAGGAGTCAACACCCGAGGATGGCGATATAG ATGCTGAGCGAAAAACTGATTCGCCCGATCTGGTTGTGAAACGCACAGTATTTCCGCACAATAC GGCCAATCGCAATATAATTCa TGATGCCAATATGCTGATTGAGGCCGTTCCCTTTACATCAGTTGGCAAATTGCAACCATTTCTGCTAAGCATAACATCATCGGCATTGTTATTGGCCGACTTTCATTGCCATTTGACGGTGCGCGAGGTGTGCGGCTATTTGGGAGGCACTTGGGACATGAACACGCACA CTTTGACAATTACGAAAACATATCCATGCCGCAATACACGCTTTGATCGGCAACGTGCTGGGGAAGTGGAGCGTGACATACAGAAAATGATGGTACAAGATCAGGTGCTGCTCGTTGGCTGGTATCACTCGCATCCCAAGTTCCAGGCTGAGCCCACTCTACGCGATTGCGACTCCCAACTGGATTATCAGATACGCATGCGGGGCGCAAGTGACTTAACATATACTCCATGCGTTTCACTCATTATTT cACCCTATTATGAAGAGAATCCAACCTTGGAGTCGGTGGTCAAGTGTATATGGATTGTGCCgccaaatgaaaacaaacagTCCATGGAATACGGACGACCGATGTTAATGCAATATTCGGTGCTGCCCGACAAAGAGATTCCTGAAGAGGTGCGCACTGAAATTCAATCCTGCGTCGATTATTATACCCAATATCGCGGCGAGATTGTTAAATTTGGTAACATTTACAATAACGACGTGACGTACAACGAGAAATTGAAGAACACGCTCTATCCGAAATTCCCAACAAAGCAAAGTGATAAGGCGTTATGGAATTGGTTATGTGCCGTCCTAGACTGTGAGCAGGAGGATGATTTTATACCACCGAAGACGATTAAGATCATTGACAACGACGACAATGAAATGATTGTTAAAACGGAAACGCAGTCGTCAACTGAGTCGATTAACGATATTAAGCTGGAGCAGCAGATGCCCAAAGAGGAGCCATTGGGCGAGATAATACACTTGAATTCCGTTGAGGATGTGGCACGTAAAACCGAGGAGGAAACTTCACTGCAGGCGGAGCAAAAAGCTAGCGAGTTGAAAGTAATGTCGCTACAGGAACAACTTTGTATGCCATCGGGACTTAATATGAATCCAGTGCGCATGTTGTCACCGCTGGCAACACCAAATCCAACGAATCACACGCCAGCGGCGACACCAAATGTCGTGGCACCAGCCATCCCACTGAATGCTGCAACCACGCAGCTGTTGCCACCGCAGTTGCCGTCTGTAAATAGTGCAACATCTGTGTCTGTTGTGCAATCCGCTTCACCGCGCGACAGTCccacaaatatacaattgcaATCGAATGCTGCCAGTCCCGCCAAGTTTGAGCTGCCAGTGCGTGCCTCGCCATCGCCAGCCAAGTCGGATACCTCGTCACATACGTCACGTACACGTAACTCTCCGGCGCCGAGTCCGGGCAAGTTCAGCGTCAGCGACATTGCCCGCAATAGTCCGAGCTTGACACCCAATAAATATGATACATTGGCCACGCCTCTCGTGCCGCCTTCGGCTGCGTGCTTGCCCACGGCCAATGATCTGATGGCGGCCAGTTTGGCACAGCTGGCTGGACAATTGCCGCCCAACTTTCTGCAGGCTGATCTGTCTGCGCTttttcagcagcaacagcgcaaGGATTACGGCAGCTCGTCGCTCAATCAATTGGCTGCAGCGGCAGCTAAAGTCGGTGGTTCCAAGCAGTCGAGCAGTGCGTCGGCATTGAGTAATCTAAGTGATCccaatgtggcagctgcagtgGCTGCTTATTCTAATAGCTTCAACATGCCGTTGCCTACTATCAACGCCAgcggcagcatcagcagcaacaacaacagcaataataataacaacaccaacagTGGCAGCAAATCAAAGCTGGAACGCTCCTCCAAATCCTCagcgtcgtcatcatcatcgaaCTCCAGCTCATCTTCGAACTCGTATAAAACGAAGCTCATGAAAGAGTTGGATGAGCTGAAGAATGATCCATTGAAGATGAGTGAATTGATAAGATCGCCGGAATATGcagcgttgttgttgcaacaggcGGAGGCATTGGGCGCCACAACACTGGGCACATTGGGTTTCGGTTCGGATTTGAGCTACTTAACGAGCAATCAACCAGTTGCAAATCCAACAAGCAGCAAATCTGCAAAGTCCACATCGGCAACGTCATCATCGTCGGCAGCAtcggcggctgctgctgcagcggctCTTAATGCTGACTACAACAACTTAATACAAGCATCCAAGTTGCTGGGCTATGATTCCTACATGCAGCAGCAGACGAAGCAAAGCAACGACCTCAATGCGTTCCTACAGCAACATATGGCTGCCGTGGCAGCTGCTTCAATTC CCCCGCCtgttgccagcagcagcagcacaaagaaacagcagcaacagcaacagcagcaacaacaacagcaacaacaacagcaacaacaacagcagcaacaacagcagcaacaatctgCCGCTGATTACACTGCATTGTTGCAGACTTATACCAAGTTGTTTGATCCGAACAATCAGTTTGCCGCCGCCATGGCCTCCACTGGGAGCAAGCACATGAGTGGAGCACACAATGAACTGTCCGCCTTGTTGGCAGCTGGCGCTGGTGGCGCTGGCAGCCCTGTTAGTCtcaagcagaagcagaaggacATGCAGTCGGATATGCTCAATCAATTGCTGCAATTGGAGAAACAAGATTCGGAAATCAAGGCACTGCTGTATCGCCAGAATAAGGCAGCTGCTGATTTGGATGCACTCTTTGCCACGCCATCGggtgctgccgctgttgcagctgctgctgcgggcAATGCCACCAAATCGGGCAACAATTcgtctgctgctgccacaATTGCTACTGGCGTGCCGTCACCATCAACTTTGTCCAATTCGGCGGCTTATTACAATGCCTTGGCGCAGGAGAAGATGCAGGATTATGCGGCTTTCTTTCAGCAACAGCATGGCAAATACGGCATACCCGATCCGCTGTCGAAGACAACGTTAGCCGCTAATAATATGTTCATGTCGCCATCGGCGCTGTTTAAGATACAGCAGGAATCTCTATCGGCCATGATGATGAAGCCACCGAAATCGACAACGCCATCTTCGGCACGTACCAGAGAGTCGTCTGCATCGCCGGCCTTGGAGCGCCTAACGCCCACCAAGTCTATCagtggcggcggcggcggaggtggcggtggcggtggcaattccaattccaattctgGCAGCAAATATAACTTTAGTGCCGTCGATTTGGCCATATCCAGTGTGCCCTCGAATACGCCATCGCCGGCGCCATCCGATGGCAGCAGCGGTTCCTCGCATCGTCGTCCATCGCCGGATCTGAGTCGCCTTTATGGCGAATTGGCGCCACCAGGTGCTCTGCTGGGCAACGCTTTGCCCAAGAAACGCATGGAGTTTGCATCGGTTGCAGATTTGGCAGCTCCGCCGCCAGCAAAAATACCCAAGAATAATGTTGGCGAtgatgttttaaatttgtcacACGATTAG
- the LOC117780938 gene encoding D-3-phosphoglycerate dehydrogenase has product MPLKIQNVLVCDEVDKSCVDLLQEHGINVTYKLKLPVDELCKAVKNFDAAIVRSDTKITAEVLAAGAGSLKVVGRAGAGVDNIDVAAATSHNVVVLNTPGGNSISACELTCILIGALARPVVPAGQSMKEGRWDRKLYSGSELYGKTLAVLGLGRIGREVAIRMKTWGMRVIGYDPITTEAEAKAAGIEKMTLEEIWPLADYITVHTPLIPATRNLICGETLEKCKQGVKVVNVARGGIIDERAVLDALNSGKCAGAAFDVFPEEPPKSEVTKALINHPKVVATPHLGASTSEAQVRVAVEVAEQFIALNGTSPKYTTYLGVINKEALAHYQ; this is encoded by the exons atgccactaaaaattcaaaatgttctCGTCTGCGATGAAGTTGATAAATCATGTGTCGACCTTCTCCAAGAGCATGGCATCAAT GTTACTTACAAGCTTAAATTGCCGGTTGATGAGCTCTGTAAAGCAGTAAAG AACTTTGATGCTGCGATTGTGCGTTCGGATACAAAAATAACAGCGGAAGTTCTTGCAGCTGGAGCGGGGAGCCTTAAAGTTGTGGGTCGAGCGGGAGCCGGAGTGGACAACATCGATGTGGCTGCAGCGACATCGCATAATGTCGTTGTCCTTAA CACTCCGGGCGGCAATTCTATTTCGGCTTGTGAACTGACGTGCATCCTAATTGGCGCTCTGGCGCGTCCCGTTGTGCCTGCCGGACAGAGCATGAAGGAGGGTCGCTGGGACAGGAAATTGTATAGCGGCAGTGAGCTCTATGGCAAAACTTTGGCCGTACTTGGCTTGGGTCGCATTGGACGTGAAGTGGCCATACGCATGAAGACATGGGGCATGAGG GTAATTGGCTATGATCCCATTACCACGGAGGCGGAGGCCAAAGCAGCAGGCATTGAGAAAATGACCCTGGAAGAAATTTGGCCACTGGCCGACTATATTACAGTGCATACTCCACTGATACCGGCTACCAGAA ACCTAATTTGCGGGGAGACGTTGGAGAAGTGCAAGCAAGGTGTCAAGGTTGTCAACGTGGCACGTGGCGGCATCATCGATGAACGGGCTGTTTTGGATGCTCTCAATAGTGGCAAATGCGCTGGCGCTGCTTTCGATGTCTTCCCCGAAGAACCACCCAAGTCGGAGGTTACCAAGGCCCTTATCAATCATCCCAAAGTCGTGGCCACGCCTCACCTGGGCGCCAGCACCTCTGAGGCTCAAGTCCGTGTCGCTGTTGAGGTTGCCGAGCAATTCATTGCCCTGAATGGCACCTCACCCAAGTATACAACATACCTGGGTGTTATCAACAAAGAAGCCCTTGCCCATTACCAGTAA
- the LOC117781220 gene encoding guanylate cyclase 32E: protein MCSDNMANRFSIPDIRILLVGFAVLSSQRNHSIAASKDTINIGFLAEYSQMRVTLGGLPLAIEDVNKNVNLLPGKTLTFTPFDIGNKMSAYRVRPLRFMTEMREKKVKAFIGPDESCTTEALLASAWNTPMLSFKCSDSIVSNKSTFHTFARTLAPASKVSKSVISLLNAYDWKKFAIVVSSKPIWGSDVASAIQELAESRNFTITHFKYISDYIPIRKTLSQIENIIEETYKTTRIYVFIGEHIAMVDFVRGLQNRKLLESGKYIVISVDDEIYNANRVNIMERNYLDPYIRKEKSKSLDKISFRSVIKISMTYPQNPHIRDICAKIKEYARKAPFLVPYHQRVFENISVPIFGLHLYDSVMIYARAITEILHLGGDINDGSLVMSHIFNRSYHSIQGFDVFIDSNGDAEGNYTVITLQSDTNGASSGSSLAKMTMLPVGFFVYNKDSVIPEFRYIKNSRPIQWLNGRPPLAEPMCGFHGELCPRKKLDWRYLVTAPLCAFVLIVAIALLFKHYRYEQTLAGLLWKVDMKEVTVINLGEYNNPNHKNIVQICRQSILVVGEPNKRSFTNIALFRGNIVAMKKIHKKNVDITRCIRKELKLMREVRHENIINFIGASIDHGSVIIFTTYCARGSLEDVLANEDLHLDHMFISSLVSDILKGMIYLHDSEIISHGNLRSSNCLIDSRWVCQISDFGLHELKAGQDEPNKMELELKRALIMAPELLRDPYRPARGTQKGDIYSFGILLYEMIGRKGTWGETTYTNEEIIEFVKNPDLLQHGVFRPALSYLDIPNYIRQCLRLCWEEDPEVRPDIRLVRMHLKELQAGLKPNIFDNMLAIMEKYAYNLEGLVQERTNLLYEEKKKTDMLLYQMLPKTVAELLKSGDPVKAECFDCVTILFSDIVGFTELCTTSTPFEVVEMLNDLYTCCDSIISNYDVYKVETIGDAYMVVSGLPLKNGNRHAGEIASLALHLLETVGNLKIRHKPTEMMQFRIGLHSGPCAAGVVGQKMPRYCLFGDTVNTASRMESTGEAMKIHISEVTYQLLQDVGGYVCIERGLTSIKGKGYMRTYWLIKQLQAEKRSLMINDWAPDLISTVDASNAYCAKTQGDDLSLQQLKHFRTDSCNCATRSLYSRRSDDNVNTTLDHFGLQNINDPVQINCNQLCVCRLKGSPVFNNRGPRSAPSITFRL, encoded by the exons ATGTGTTCGGATAACATGGCCAACAGATTTAGCATTCCTGATATTCGCATCCTTCTCGTGGGCTTCGCCGTGCTGTCAAGTCAGCGTAACCATAGCATCGCTGCCTCCAAAGACACCATAAATATTGGATTCTTAGCTGAATATTCTCAAATGCGT GTGACACTTGGAGGTCTACCTCTTGCCATTGAGGatgtcaataaaaatgttaatttgttgCCCGGAAAAACTCTGACCTTTACTCCATTCGACATAGGCAACAAAATGAGCGCATATCGAGTGAGACCATTAAG ATTTATGACTGAGATGAGGGAAAAAAAAGTGAAGGCTTTCATCGGACCCGACGAAAGCTGCACAACCGAGGCACTACTTGCATCTGCCTGGAATACCCCAATGCTTTCATTC AAATGCTCCGACTCTATTGTTTCTAATAAAAGTACCTTCCACACCTTTGCAAGAACACTCGCACCAGCATCAAAG GTTTCCAAGAGTGTGATAAGTCTGTTGAATGCTTACGATTGGAAGAaatttgccattgttgttagTTCAAAGCCAATTTGGGGATCTGATGTAGCCAGCGCTATACAG GAACTGGCGGAATCGAGAAACTTTACCATTACGCACTTTAAATACATATCGGATTATATACCTATTAGGAAAACTTTGTcccaaattgaaaacattatAGAAGAAACCTACAAAACGACAAGAA tatacgtatTTATCGGTGAACATATCGCCATGGTTGACTTTGTGCGCGGCTTACAGAATCGTAAGCTTTTGGAAAGCGGAAAATATATAGTCATATCAGTGGATGATGAAATCTATAATGCAAATCGTGTTAATATAATGGAACGTA ATTACTTAGATCCTTAtattagaaaagaaaagagcAAATCACTGGACAAAATCTCATTTCGTTcagttataaaaataagcatGACATATCCACAAAATCCTCATATTCG TGATATCTGCGCCAAAATTAAGGAGTATGCACGTAAAGCACCTTTCCTGGTGCCCTACCATCAACGTGTTTTCGAGAACATTTCG GTTCCCATTTTTGGCTTACATTTGTACGACAGCGTAATGATCTATGCTCGTGCAATAACGGAAATACTTCATCTAGGGGGAGACATAAATGATGGTAGCCTTGTAATGAGTCATATATTCAATAGGTCCTACCACTCCATTCAGGGCTTTGAT GTCTTTATTGACTCAAATGGCGATGCCGAGGGAAACTACACTGTGATCACATTACAAAGCGATACGAATGGAGCTAGTTCTGGGAGTTCCTTAGCGAAAATGACAATGCTTCCCGTTGGATTCTTCGTTTATAACAAGGACTCTGTAATTCct gaGTTtcgttatataaaaaatagtcgACCTATACAATGGCTTAACGGTCGTCCGCCTCTTGCGGAACCAATGTGTGGCTTCCACGGGGAATTGTGTCCTCGCAAGAAATTGGACTGGCGCTACCTAGTAACAGCTCCACTCTGCGCATTCGTCCTGATTGTAGCTATCGCTCTATTGTTCAA GCATTACCGCTACGAACAGACTTTAGCTGGTTTATTGTGGAAGGTGGATATGAAGGAAGTAACTGTTATTAATCTGGGGGAATATAATAATCCAAACCATAAGAATATc gTTCAAATATGTCGACAAAGTATTCTGGTAGTTGGAGAGCCAAATAAAAGATCATTTACAAATATTG CTCTATTTCGTGGCAACATTGTCGCTATGAAAAAGATTCATAAGAAGAATGTAGATATAACACGTTGTATTCGTAAAGAATTGAAACTTATGCGAGAG GTTCGACatgaaaatataatcaattttattggcGCATCGATTGATCATGGATCGGTGATAATATTCACCACATACTGTGCCAGAGGAAGTTTGGAGGATGTACTGGCGAATGAGGATTTACATTTGGATCATATGTTTATTTCTTCATTGGTCTCGGATATATTAAAGGGCATGATATATCTGCACGACTCGGAGATAATATCACACGGGAATCTGAGATCAAGTAACTGCCTGATCGATTCAAGATGGGTTTGTCAAATCTCTGACTTTGGACTTCATGAACTAAAAGCCGGACAGGATGAGCCCAATAA AATGGAATTGGAATTAAAACGTGCCCTTATTATGGCCCCGGAGCTTTTACGGGATCCCTACAGACCAGCTCGTGGTACACAGAAGGGTGACATTTACTCCTTTGGCATTTTGCTATATGAAATGATTGGCCGCAAGGGAACCTGGGGTGAAACAACATATACAAATGAGG aaataattgaatttgtcaaaaatcctGATCTACTACAGCACGGAGTGTTTCGTCCAGCCCTTAGTTATCTAGATATACCAAATTATATAAGACAATGTCTGCGCCTTTGTTGGGAAGAAGATCCCGAAGTTCGACCCGATATTCGACTTGTTCGCATGCATCTAAAAGAGCTACAGGCGGGATt aaagcCAAACATATTTGATAACATGCTGGCaattatggaaaaatatgcCTATAATCTTGAGGGCTTAGTTCAAGAACGCACCAATTTGCTGTACgaggagaaaaagaaaactgacATGCTGCTTTATCAAATGCTACCAAA AACTGTAGCTGAGTTACTGAAGAGTGGAGATCCAGTTAAGGCCGAGTGCTTCGACTGTGTTACAATTCTATTTAGCGATATTGTTGGCTTCACCGAACTCTGTACTACCAGCACCCCCTTTGAAGTTGTAGAAATGCTTAACGATTTGTATACATGCTGCGATTCTATTATATCCAACTATGATGTCTACAAG GTGGAGACTATTGGAGATGCTTATATGGTAGTATCTGGATTACCTTTAAAGAACGGCAACCGACATGCCGGAGAAATAGCTTCGCTAGCTCTACACCTGCTAGAAACTGTCGGGAATCTTAAAATACGACATAAACCCACTGAAATGATGCAATTTCGCATTGGCCTACACTCTGGCCCATGTGCAGCGGGCGTGGTTGGTCAAAAG ATGCCACGTTATTGCCTGTTTGGGGACACTGTCAATACGGCTTCTCGCATGGAGAGCACTGGAGAGGCCATGAAAATCCATATCTCGGAAGTGACCTATCAACTGCTGCAAGATGTCGGAGGTTACGTATGCATCGAACGGGGGTTGACCAGCATTAAG ggCAAAGGCTATATGCGCACATATTGGCTGATCAAACAACTGCAAGCCGAGAAGCGATCACTGATGATCAACGATTGGGCTCCCGATCTCATTAGCACTGTGGATGCCTCCAATGCCTATTGTGCCAAAACTCAAGGCGATGATTTATCTCTGCAACAGCTGAAACACTTTCGCACAGATTCCTGTAATTGTGCCACCAGATCTTTATATAGTCGCCGATCCGATGATAATGTCAACACCACCCTTGATCACTTCGGCCTGCAGAATATCAACGATCCCGTGCAGATCAACTGCAATCAGTTGTGCGTGTGTCGATTAAAGGGCAGTCCAGTTTTTAACAACCGAGGTCCACGTTCCGCTCCAAGTATTACTTTTAGACTATAG
- the LOC117780232 gene encoding homogentisate 1,2-dioxygenase — MSQYKYLSGFGSHFSSEDERCPSSLPVGQNSPQKCAYGLYAEQLSGSAFTAPRTENVRTWLYRKLPSAVHKPFQRYEGSKYLSQNWDEQYPNPNQMRWKPFDIPALNQGRVTFVEGLHTVCGAGDTRTRHGLAVHIYLCNASMENSAFYNSDGDFLIVPQQGVLDIITELGRMTVAPNEICVIPQGIRFAVKVNSASRGYILEVYDGHFCLPDLGPIGANGLANPRDFETPVAWYDDDKVKEFQVVSKFQGSLFVAKQNHSVFDVVAWHGNYVPYKYDLSKFMVINSVSFDHCDPSIFTVLTCPSLRPGTAIADFVIFPPRWSVQEHTFRPPYYHRNCMSEFMGLILGRYEAKEDGFAAGGATLHSIMTPHGPDVKCFEGASNAELKAERVAEGTQAFMFESSLSLAVTKWGEETCQKLDAQYYECWQALKNNFKIDN, encoded by the exons ATGTCGCAATACAAG tACCTCTCGGGCTTTGGCTCACACTTCTCATCAGAGGATGAACGTTGCCCTAGCTCTTTGCCCGTGGGTCAGAACTCTCCACAGAAGTGTGCCTATGGTCTATATGCGGAACAATTATCTGGATCCGCATTCACTGCCCCACGTACTGAAAATGTACGAACTTGGCTATACAGAAAACTGCCTAGTGCGGTTCATAAGCCGTTTCAGCGTTATGAAGGCTCTAAATATTTGAGTCAAAACTGGGATGAACAGTACCCAAATCCAAATCAG ATGCGCTGGAAACCATTTGATATTCCTGCTCTGAATCAAGGAAGAGTTACTTTTGTGGAGGGACTCCACACTGTGTGTGGTGCTGGTGATACGAGGACACGTCATGGATTAGCTGTccacatatatttatgcaacGCCTCTATGGAGAACTCTGCATTCTATAACAGCGATGGTGATTTCCTCATAG TGCCCCAACAAGGCGTTCTGGATATAATAACGGAGCTTGGTCGAATGACTGTTGCTCCAAATGAGATCTGTGTCATTCCACAGGGTATACGCTTTGCCGTGAAGGTCAACTCAGCTAGTAG GGGCTATATACTTGAGGTATATGATGGTCACTTTTGTCTACCCGATCTGGGTCCAATTGGCGCCAACGGTCTAGCTAATCCGAGGGACTTTGAAACACCAGTGGCTTGGTACGATGATGACAAGGTTAAAG AATTTCAAGTGGTATCGAAATTCCAAGGCAGTTTATTTGTGGCCAAGCAGAATCATAGTGTTTTCGATGTAGTTGCCTGGCATGGCAATTATGTGCCCTATAAATATGATCTATCCAAGTTTATGGTCATCAATTCGGTTAGTTTTGATCACTGTGATCCCAGTATTTTTACAGTTCTCACCTGTCCGAGTCTAAGGCCTGGTACTGCCATTGCCGATTTCGTTATATTTCCCCCTCGTTGGTCTGTGCAGGAGCACACATTCCGCCCGCCCTATTACCACA GAAATTGCATGAGTGAATTTATGGGTCTCATACTGGGACGTTACGAGGCGAAGGAGGATGGTTTTGCTGCTGGCGGCGCTACTTTACACTCCATAATGACGCCCCATGGTCCCGATGTCAAATGCTTTGAAGGCGCCTCAAATGCCGAGCTCAAAGCCGAACGCGTTGCCGAAGGAACTCAG GCTTTCATGTTCGAGTCTTCTCTCAGTCTGGCCGTTACGAAATGGGGCGAAGAAACCTGCCAGAAATTGGATGCCCAGTACTATGAATGCTGGCAGGCACTAAagaataactttaaaattgacaattga